CTCCACTGAGTCGGCCCCTTTGGGGCACGGCTTTATATTCCAGCCCAGACGGTACAACTCCTCGATTGATTTCGGCTCGGCCGAATCGGCAAAGATTTCGTCGTATCTCTTCCGAAGCCCCGCTGCCTCCATGCGGCTTGACAGGTCGTTGTTAGTCAGGCCCAGTTCATAAACCAGCTCTTGCGAGTACAGGCAATCTCCACGGATGACATTGGAGACCACCGCGGCCGGATCGTTGGCAAAGCCAAAGTCCAATCCGATAAAGCGGTCACCTTCGGGCAGTTCGTCAACCTGCTCGAAGTGCGGGTATACAAGGCCCTCTATTTTGCCGAGTTTTCCCAGGCCGTAGATATTCCACCAGTTGGCATCATTCCGGTTACTCTCGATGTTGACCACCACCTCAGGCGGTAGCACCCAGATAGCATCTTGGTACGTGCTATGGATATACGCATTCTCCGGCTGCCCTTTCCATCGCTCGTGTGCCCAGAATTCGGAGACCGGGTTCCAGTCGCAGAGGGTGAATAACCTGGTTCTGATATCCAGCGCCCGCGCTGTGTCCCATGGAACGTTATTAGCCTCGTTGATAAACAAGATATCCCGGCGTGGCCCGTGAACCTTTCCGGATTCATCAGCCCCGAAGAACTCGATGGCGCCGCCGGACGGGAAGGTGTAGACATTCTCTGTCTTGTTGTGGGCCTTCTCGTCGTAAGCCTCGCCCAGGATGTTTTTGAAGTCTCGCAGGCAACCTTTCTTCTGGTGGGGCATAGACTCGGAAACGACCGAGATTAGCAGTGGCTGCCTGGCCGCTTTGGCGATCATGATAAGCAATTGCAATATAGATATCGTTTTGCTTGAGGATGTCCCGCCCTCGTTGAGCGCCCGGCGTTTCCCGGCCTGATAGGCCGCCAGATTATCGCGGAAGACACGCGTCATCTGCCAAATCTTAGCAGTTTCTTCTCTGCGGTCGAGCATTGCGCTCTTTGCTGTCGTCATTTTCTGCTGACAATCCCCTCAGCCTCTTCAATGGTACAAATACGTTCCCCCGTAAGCTCCTTGATCATCTCAGCCGTTTGCGCATCTACCACCTGGTAGACAATGGACTCAGTTTTGATCGGGCCTCCGTCTTTACCTGTAGACTCCACCCTCTCGATGTAACCCCGCTTTTTGCCCTGAGTTTTGAGGAAAAAGAATATTGAGGCCTCTTTCCCTTCGCGGATGTTTTCTAAAAGCTTACTCTCTGCGAAGTCGAGTAACCGCTCCTGAGCCTCTTCTTTGGCCTGGGCAACAGAGGGATAGTCAGCCACATATCGCTTAATAGTCGAGTAGCTCACCCCTGCGCGTTTGGCCGCGGCAGTCAAAAGCCCCTGAGTTTCCTCAAGGGCCTTGATGATCCGGGCGGCGGTGTTGTCTCTTTTTTTAGGTGGGTTTTTATGGGCCATCGAGTCACCTTTGTATTATTATACCACAATATGCAAGGGCAAAGAAAAACCGGGGTTTCCCCCGGCTCTTCTTACTTATTGGTCAGCTTATATGTTAGTCGG
This DNA window, taken from Dehalococcoidia bacterium, encodes the following:
- a CDS encoding terminase: MTTAKSAMLDRREETAKIWQMTRVFRDNLAAYQAGKRRALNEGGTSSSKTISILQLLIMIAKAARQPLLISVVSESMPHQKKGCLRDFKNILGEAYDEKAHNKTENVYTFPSGGAIEFFGADESGKVHGPRRDILFINEANNVPWDTARALDIRTRLFTLCDWNPVSEFWAHERWKGQPENAYIHSTYQDAIWVLPPEVVVNIESNRNDANWWNIYGLGKLGKIEGLVYPHFEQVDELPEGDRFIGLDFGFANDPAAVVSNVIRGDCLYSQELVYELGLTNNDLSSRMEAAGLRKRYDEIFADSAEPKSIEELYRLGWNIKPCPKGADSVEFGHQKIRQYKQFWTKDSVNAIKEQRNFRYIADKNGKLTEKTTHLWSHSLDGRRYAIVGKLSPEPELDVLVYDSMSLIRGMNI